One Epinephelus fuscoguttatus linkage group LG10, E.fuscoguttatus.final_Chr_v1 genomic window carries:
- the myoc gene encoding myocilin isoform X2 has translation MFLLLSLCMCGLLLQGDAQDRAALWRGNDRSGRCQYTFTVPSPVEASCPQTGGPEMEGLKARLSLLEALVSRLTGGDTAGSQGAGAGARAQSGLQEALNRVTGERNLLQGAKERLEKELEGLQRRMEEMRRETERLRNRPCPPQTPVVPPSPPLQDSGLTRPAGDSAWQYGPPGFQELKAEVTEVPAPDGSEDNTGCGELVSVGEPVTHRKADNIAGKYGVWMQDPEAVSPYGPSMVWRIDTIGSDVRQLFGYDDMDQLAKGFPSKVLILPELVESTGATLYRGSLYYQRRRSRSIIRFDLASETTAARRDLPHAGFHGQYPYSWGGYTDIDLSVDEKGLWAVYSTSKAKGAIVISQLDPHSLEVKRSWETNIRKNSVANSFIICGKLYTVASYTAPDTIINYMYDTETSQGKSVFIPFKNKYRYNSMIDYNLAQRKLFAWDNFHMVSYDIRLGRQQAN, from the exons ATGTTCCTCCTTCTCTCGCTCTGCATGTGTGGGCTCCTGCTGCAAGGTGACGCACAGGACCGAGCTGCTCTGTGGAGAGGAAACGACCGCAGTGGAAGATGCCAGTACACCTTCACTGTGCCCAGCCCTGTCGAGGCCAGCTGCCCGCAAACCGGGGGCCCCGAGATGGAGGGCCTGAAGGCTAGACTAAGCCTGCTGGAGGCGCTGGTGTCCCGACTGACCGGAGGGGACACTGCAGGTTCCCAAGGGGCTGGAGCTGGAGCCAGAGCTCAGTCTGGGCTTCAGGAGGCTCTGAACCGGGTCACGGGGGAGAGGAACCTGCTGCAGGGGGCGAAGGAGCGTCTGGAGAAGGAGCTGGAGGGGCTTCAGCGCAGGatggaggagatgaggagggagACGGAGAGGCTGAGGAACAGACCCTGTCCTCCACAGACCCCCGTGGTGCCACCGAGCCCCCCTCTGCAGGACAGTGGCCTGACAAGACCTGCTGGGG ACTCAGCGTGGCAGTACGGACCTCCGGGCTTCCAGGAGCTGAAGGCCGAGGTGACAGAGGTGCCAGCTCCTGATGGATCTGAGGACAACACAG GTTGTGGGGAGCTGGTTTCTGTTGGTGAGCCGGTCACACACAGGAAGGCAGACAACATAGCAGGTAAATACGGTGTCTGGATGCAGGACCCTGAAGCCGTCTCGCCTTATGGACCCAGCATGGTGTGGCGAATCGACACCATAGGCTCTGACGTCAGGCAGCTGTTTGGATATGACGACATGGATCAACTCGCTAAAGGCTTTCCATCTAAG GTCCTGATATTGCCAGAGCTGGTGGAGAGCACTGGTGCCACTCTGTACCGAGGCTCTCTGTATTATCAGAGGCGTCGTAGCCGCTCCATCATCCGCTTCGACCTGGCCTCTGAGACCACCGCTGCCCGTCGTGACCTCCCCCACGCCGGCTTCCACGGCCAGTACCCCTACTCCTGGGGCGGCTACACGGACATCGACCTGTCTGTGGATGAGAAGGGGCTGTGGGCCGTCTACTCCACCAGCAAGGCCAAAGGAGCCATCGTGATCTCGCAGCTGGACCCACACAGTCTGGAGGTGAAGAGGAGCTGGGAGACCAACATCAGGAAGAACTCTGTAGCCAACTCCTTCATCATCTGCGGCAAGCTGTACACCGTGGCCAGCTACACGGCGCCCGACACCATCATCAACTACATGTACGATACTGAAACCAGCCAGGGGAAGTCCGTCTTCATCCCCTTCAAGAACAAGTACCGCTACAACAGCATGATCGACTATAATCTGGCCCAGAGGAAGCTGTTCGCCTGGGACAACTTCCACATGGTGTCCTATGACATCCGGCTGGGGCGCCAGCAGGCCAACTAG
- the myoc gene encoding myocilin isoform X1, which produces MFLLLSLCMCGLLLQGDAQDRAALWRGNDRSGRCQYTFTVPSPVEASCPQTGGPEMEGLKARLSLLEALVSRLTGGDTAGSQGAGAGARAQSGLQEALNRVTGERNLLQGAKERLEKELEGLQRRMEEMRRETERLRNRPCPPQTPVVPPSPPLQDSGLTRPAGGSNPMSHLMTRPNRQGDSSSLRDSAWQYGPPGFQELKAEVTEVPAPDGSEDNTGCGELVSVGEPVTHRKADNIAGKYGVWMQDPEAVSPYGPSMVWRIDTIGSDVRQLFGYDDMDQLAKGFPSKVLILPELVESTGATLYRGSLYYQRRRSRSIIRFDLASETTAARRDLPHAGFHGQYPYSWGGYTDIDLSVDEKGLWAVYSTSKAKGAIVISQLDPHSLEVKRSWETNIRKNSVANSFIICGKLYTVASYTAPDTIINYMYDTETSQGKSVFIPFKNKYRYNSMIDYNLAQRKLFAWDNFHMVSYDIRLGRQQAN; this is translated from the exons ATGTTCCTCCTTCTCTCGCTCTGCATGTGTGGGCTCCTGCTGCAAGGTGACGCACAGGACCGAGCTGCTCTGTGGAGAGGAAACGACCGCAGTGGAAGATGCCAGTACACCTTCACTGTGCCCAGCCCTGTCGAGGCCAGCTGCCCGCAAACCGGGGGCCCCGAGATGGAGGGCCTGAAGGCTAGACTAAGCCTGCTGGAGGCGCTGGTGTCCCGACTGACCGGAGGGGACACTGCAGGTTCCCAAGGGGCTGGAGCTGGAGCCAGAGCTCAGTCTGGGCTTCAGGAGGCTCTGAACCGGGTCACGGGGGAGAGGAACCTGCTGCAGGGGGCGAAGGAGCGTCTGGAGAAGGAGCTGGAGGGGCTTCAGCGCAGGatggaggagatgaggagggagACGGAGAGGCTGAGGAACAGACCCTGTCCTCCACAGACCCCCGTGGTGCCACCGAGCCCCCCTCTGCAGGACAGTGGCCTGACAAGACCTGCTGGGG gttcCAATCCAATGTCTCACCTGATGACCAGGCCCAACAGGCAGGGAGACAGCAGTAGTTTGAGAG ACTCAGCGTGGCAGTACGGACCTCCGGGCTTCCAGGAGCTGAAGGCCGAGGTGACAGAGGTGCCAGCTCCTGATGGATCTGAGGACAACACAG GTTGTGGGGAGCTGGTTTCTGTTGGTGAGCCGGTCACACACAGGAAGGCAGACAACATAGCAGGTAAATACGGTGTCTGGATGCAGGACCCTGAAGCCGTCTCGCCTTATGGACCCAGCATGGTGTGGCGAATCGACACCATAGGCTCTGACGTCAGGCAGCTGTTTGGATATGACGACATGGATCAACTCGCTAAAGGCTTTCCATCTAAG GTCCTGATATTGCCAGAGCTGGTGGAGAGCACTGGTGCCACTCTGTACCGAGGCTCTCTGTATTATCAGAGGCGTCGTAGCCGCTCCATCATCCGCTTCGACCTGGCCTCTGAGACCACCGCTGCCCGTCGTGACCTCCCCCACGCCGGCTTCCACGGCCAGTACCCCTACTCCTGGGGCGGCTACACGGACATCGACCTGTCTGTGGATGAGAAGGGGCTGTGGGCCGTCTACTCCACCAGCAAGGCCAAAGGAGCCATCGTGATCTCGCAGCTGGACCCACACAGTCTGGAGGTGAAGAGGAGCTGGGAGACCAACATCAGGAAGAACTCTGTAGCCAACTCCTTCATCATCTGCGGCAAGCTGTACACCGTGGCCAGCTACACGGCGCCCGACACCATCATCAACTACATGTACGATACTGAAACCAGCCAGGGGAAGTCCGTCTTCATCCCCTTCAAGAACAAGTACCGCTACAACAGCATGATCGACTATAATCTGGCCCAGAGGAAGCTGTTCGCCTGGGACAACTTCCACATGGTGTCCTATGACATCCGGCTGGGGCGCCAGCAGGCCAACTAG